In a genomic window of Cuculus canorus isolate bCucCan1 chromosome 4, bCucCan1.pri, whole genome shotgun sequence:
- the RHOH gene encoding rho-related GTP-binding protein RhoH, translating into MLDSIKCVLVGDSAVGKTSLLVRFTSETFPDDYRPTVYENTGVDVFMDGVQISLGLWDTSGSDAFKGIRPLSYQQADVVLMCYSVANHNSFLNLRNKWIGEIRSHLPRIPVLVVATQTDQRDIGPYRSSCISPIDGKRLAQDVRAKGYLECSALSNRGVQQVFEYAVRTAVNQAKRQNRRKLFSINECKIF; encoded by the coding sequence ATGCTGGATTCAATCAAGTGCGTCCTGGTGGGAGACTCAGCTGTGGGGAAAACATCTCTTTTGGTACGTTTCACCTCCGAGACTTTTCCAGATGACTACAGACCCACTGTATATGAAAACACCGGAGTGGATGTCTTCATGGATGGTGTACAGATTAGCCTAGGTCTTTGGGACACATCTGGCAGTGACGCCTTCAAAGGCATTCGCCCCCTCTCCTACCAACAGGCAGATGTGGTATTAATGTGTTACTCGGTGGCAAACCACAATTCCTTTCTGAACCTGAGGAACAAATGGATTGGTGAAATCCGCAGCCATTTGCCCCGCATCCCTGTTTTGGTAGTGGCCACTCAGACAGACCAGCGTGACATAGGGCCCTACCGTTCCTCCTGCATCAGCCCAATAGATGGGAAGCGGCTTGCCCAGGATGTGCGAGCCAAAGGCTACTTGGAGTGCTCTGCCCTCAGCAACCGGGGGGTGCAGCAGGTGTTTGAGTACGCTGTGCGGACAGCAGTCAATCAAGCCAAAAGGCAGAACAGACGGAAGCTCTTCTCCATTAATGAGTGCAAGATCTTTTGA